A single window of Zea mays cultivar B73 chromosome 10, Zm-B73-REFERENCE-NAM-5.0, whole genome shotgun sequence DNA harbors:
- the sbp21 gene encoding SBP-transcription factor 21: MEGNGGAGGGSGSAAPPWDLAMHWAPAVVSSYPPQPLELQQQELTCLKLGKRPACCWAGAPGNQAAQVHGNGGAGGAAAEGKRKDKAPAAAAVTRCQVEGCHLSLADAKEYHRRHKVCEAHSKAPRVVVLGAEQRFCQQCSRFHAISEFDDAKRSCRRRLAGHNERRRKSNASEAMARGVAHPHGVTAFGHGGFLPSRGLVPAGSSPAAAGALSLLSSARGSVAGASGPWLVTAAREDIPARSSAALDDLIAENRAAALLARQYFVSDRSPAPRRDFVASSTAGCSLQQQQHPPDHDHTAGWHPHPHPYSGGGGGSCGGRYQYHHVAPPSAWHATTLDLMQPTASTTAAPATAGAALWPAVPERAGARSSRSRSETKDGDASGCSGLDAWAPTGGARVL; this comes from the exons ATGGAAGGAAACGGTGGCGCGGGCGGCGGTAGCGGAAGCGCGGCACCGCCCTGGGATCTCGCCATGCACTGGGCACCCGCCGTAGTGTCGTCCTACCCGCCGCAGCCCTTGGAGCTGCAGCAGCAGGAGCTTACCTGCCTCAAGCTGGGGAAGCGGCCCGCCTGCTGCTGGGCAGGGGCGCCGGGCAACCAAGCGGCGCAGGTCCACGGCAATGGCGGCGCTGGTGGCGCAGCTGCTGAGGGTAAGAGGAAGGACAAGGCGCCTGCCGCGGCGGCCGTGACGAGGTGCCAGGTGGAGGGGTGCCACCTGTCGCTGGCGGACGCCAAGGAGTACCACCGGCGGCACAAGGTGTGCGAGGCGCACTCCAAGGCGCCCCGGGTCGTCGTCCTCGGCGCCGAGCAGCGCTTCTGCCAGCAGTGCAGCCG GTTCCACGCGATCTCGGAGTTCGACGACGCGAAGCGGAGCTGCCGACGGCGTCTGGCCGGGCACAACGAGCGGCGGCGGAAGAGCAACGCCAGCGAGGCCATGGCAAGAGGCGTCGCGCACCCACACG GAGTGACGGCTTTCGGCCACGGCGGCTTCCTGCCCTCGCGCGGCCTCGTCCCCGCAGGGTCGTCCCCGGCGGCGGCTGGTGCTCTCTCTCTTCTGTCATCGGCCAGAGGCAGCGTGGCGGGCGCCAGCGGGCCCTGGCTGGTCACGGCGGCGCGGGAGGACATCCCGGCGCGCTCCAGCGCGGCGCTCGACGACCTTATCGCCGAGAACCGCGCCGCCGCGCTCCTCGCGCGGCAGTACTTCGTCTCCGACCGCTCGCCGGCGCCCAGACGGGATTTCGTCGCCTCTTCGACGGCGGGTTGCTccctccagcagcagcagcacccgcCCGACCACGACCACACAGCCGGCTGGCACCCGCACCCCCACCCCTAcagtggcggtggcggtggcagcTGTGGTGGTCGGTACCAGTACCACCACGTGGCGCCGCCGAGCGCGTGGCACGCGACGACGCTGGACCTTATGCAGCCGACAGCAAGCACCACCGCCGCTCCCGCCACCGCCGGCGCAGCGTTGTGGCCAGCAGTGCCGGAGAGGGCGGGCGCGAGGTCGTCTCGCTCTCGCAGCGAGACCAAGGATGGCGACGCGTCGGGATGTAGCGGCTTGGACGCGTGGGCGCCCACTGGTGGAGCTCGTGTGCTGTGA